In a single window of the Leptospiraceae bacterium genome:
- a CDS encoding class I SAM-dependent methyltransferase — protein sequence MNQTCYLCSSKENKPVFNENGILIVKCKSCGHVFSTYEQEEHYDGYWGEGNEEYDLDWWDHAHRSIYSEFIASFMQKDSGTILDVGCGLGFFVKMLQEKKPGWTSIGFEMSLPAVKFAKEKNGLTTVYPGMVQSSGIGVGSVDIITLWDVIEHIPKPQPLMEYLFSLLKPGGILFLQTPNVPIQLIKANLKLALKGMKPGVHYLEAKDHINDYSRETLSMLGAQTGFASTEYYVLTPILSFAGSKSSFGKIGKMLFYYITKFIWFASFKSIMMNNTLFAVMKK from the coding sequence ATGAACCAAACTTGTTACCTATGCTCTAGTAAAGAAAATAAACCCGTATTCAATGAAAACGGGATACTCATCGTTAAGTGCAAATCCTGTGGACATGTTTTTTCTACCTACGAGCAAGAAGAACACTATGATGGATATTGGGGTGAGGGTAATGAGGAGTATGACCTTGATTGGTGGGATCACGCACACCGTAGTATTTATTCTGAGTTTATTGCAAGCTTCATGCAAAAAGATTCGGGAACCATTTTAGATGTAGGCTGTGGCTTAGGCTTTTTCGTAAAAATGCTCCAAGAAAAAAAACCAGGCTGGACTTCGATTGGTTTTGAAATGTCTCTACCTGCTGTAAAATTTGCAAAAGAGAAAAATGGGCTAACCACCGTATACCCCGGAATGGTTCAATCCAGCGGAATAGGAGTTGGCTCTGTAGATATTATCACTCTCTGGGATGTAATTGAGCATATACCAAAGCCGCAACCACTTATGGAATATTTATTTTCTCTCTTAAAGCCGGGCGGAATCTTATTCTTGCAAACTCCAAATGTTCCAATCCAATTGATTAAAGCAAATCTAAAACTCGCTCTAAAAGGAATGAAACCCGGCGTGCATTACCTCGAAGCCAAAGATCATATCAATGACTACTCACGAGAAACTCTTTCGATGTTAGGTGCCCAGACTGGATTTGCGTCTACTGAGTATTATGTGCTAACACCAATACTTTCTTTCGCTGGAAGCAAAAGCAGTTTCGGTAAAATAGGAAAAATGCTTTTTTATTATATAACTAAATTTATTTGGTTTGCTAGTTTTAAATCTATCATGATGAATAATACATTATTTGCTGTCATGAAAAAATAA